From one Bacillus solimangrovi genomic stretch:
- the purN gene encoding phosphoribosylglycinamide formyltransferase, with product MKRIAVFASGSGTNFQAIIDQQANFDAYEIVLLVCDKPEAKAIERAQKNNIPVFSFVPKDFESKQAFEKSILQELQRYGVDFIVLAGYMRLIGTTLLSSFEGRIINIHPSLLPAFPGKDAIGQAFEKKVRVSGVTIHYVDEGMDTGPIIAQAPVQIEEHDTYETLQQKIQRVEHELYPSTLVKLLCDEKITN from the coding sequence ATGAAGCGAATAGCTGTCTTTGCTTCTGGAAGTGGTACAAACTTTCAAGCAATCATTGATCAACAGGCGAATTTTGATGCTTACGAGATCGTGTTACTCGTTTGTGATAAGCCTGAGGCTAAAGCAATTGAACGTGCACAAAAAAACAATATCCCTGTTTTCTCATTTGTGCCTAAGGATTTTGAGAGTAAGCAAGCATTTGAGAAATCTATTTTGCAAGAATTACAACGTTATGGAGTAGATTTTATCGTACTTGCTGGTTATATGAGGCTAATAGGGACAACGTTGTTAAGTTCGTTTGAAGGCAGAATTATAAACATCCATCCATCTCTTTTGCCAGCTTTCCCAGGTAAGGATGCCATTGGACAAGCGTTTGAGAAGAAAGTACGAGTGAGCGGTGTCACGATTCATTATGTCGATGAAGGCATGGATACGGGTCCAATCATTGCTCAAGCTCCTGTGCAAATTGAAGAACATGACACATATGAAACGTTGCAACAGAAGATTCAACGAGTAGAGCATGAACTTTATCCAAGTACGTTAGTGAAATTATTATGTGATGAAAAGATAACGAACTAA
- the purM gene encoding phosphoribosylformylglycinamidine cyclo-ligase: protein MSNAYKQAGVDIEAGYEAVKLMKKHVQKTVRPEVIGSLGGFGGMFDLSQLNMKEPVLVSGTDGVGTKLMLAFQMDKHDTIGIDAVAMCVNDIVVQGAEPLYFLDYLACGKAEPEKIEQIVKGVAEGCQQAGCALIGGETAEMPGMYDSDEYDIAGFSVGAVEKSKIVTGSQIKQGDVLIGLASSGIHSNGYSLVRQVLLEDGKLDLHAYHDQLGRTLGEELLEPTRIYVKSILEVMNSFTIKGMAHITGGGFIENIPRMLPQGCAAEIDYGSWHIPSIFSLIEETGNLSRRELFSVFNMGIGMVLAVDEADAIPVIRSLESTNEKASIIGRVTKGNGVLFGGGKLS from the coding sequence ATGTCTAATGCATATAAGCAAGCTGGTGTTGATATTGAAGCAGGTTATGAAGCGGTCAAATTAATGAAGAAGCATGTACAGAAAACGGTACGTCCAGAAGTAATCGGTTCACTAGGTGGATTCGGAGGTATGTTTGACCTGTCTCAATTAAATATGAAAGAGCCTGTCCTTGTATCTGGTACGGATGGGGTTGGAACGAAGTTAATGCTTGCGTTCCAAATGGATAAGCACGATACGATTGGCATCGATGCAGTTGCAATGTGTGTGAATGATATCGTTGTGCAAGGAGCTGAACCATTATACTTTCTTGACTATTTAGCGTGTGGAAAGGCAGAACCAGAAAAGATTGAGCAGATCGTTAAAGGTGTTGCTGAAGGGTGTCAACAAGCTGGCTGTGCTCTTATTGGTGGAGAGACAGCGGAAATGCCAGGTATGTATGACAGTGATGAATATGATATCGCGGGATTTTCTGTCGGTGCAGTTGAGAAATCAAAGATAGTAACAGGTTCACAAATTAAACAAGGTGATGTGTTGATTGGACTCGCTTCAAGTGGCATTCACAGTAATGGTTATTCATTGGTTAGACAGGTTCTTTTAGAGGATGGCAAACTTGATTTGCATGCATATCATGATCAGCTAGGTAGAACGCTTGGTGAAGAGCTTTTAGAGCCAACTCGCATTTATGTGAAATCAATCTTAGAAGTGATGAATTCATTTACGATTAAAGGAATGGCACATATTACTGGTGGTGGTTTCATTGAAAACATTCCACGCATGCTTCCACAAGGTTGTGCGGCAGAGATTGATTACGGATCTTGGCATATTCCATCGATCTTCTCACTGATTGAAGAAACTGGAAACTTATCGCGTCGTGAATTATTCTCAGTCTTTAATATGGGAATTGGAATGGTACTTGCTGTTGACGAAGCAGATGCTATTCCGGTTATTCGCAGCCTGGAGTCTACTAATGAAAAAGCCTCGATTATTGGTCGTGTAACAAAAGGTAACGGTGTATTGTTTGGCGGAGGAAAGCTATCATGA